Genomic DNA from Sphingobium sp. V4:
GTCGCGTCGGGCCGGTACGACGGCTATTGGGAAAGCGGCCTCCAGCCCTGGGACGTCGCGGCGGGCCTGTTGCTGGTTCGCGAGGCGGGGGGGTTCGCCAGCGATTTCCGCGGCGGCGACCAGCCGATCGAGCGCAAGGAAGTGATCGCCGGGAACGACGCCATCCATTCCAAATTGCATAAGTTGGTTGCTGGAGCGTTGCGCTGACGCATCTTGCGCCAAGCGGCTCAGTCACTTGGTCTTTTTGCGATTCATTCTCACGCCCCTGGCCCCTTGCTTCGCATATGCAGCGGGCCTAAAGCGCCCTCACATTTCATTCGCCCAGGGGATTCCGTTGGTCGATCTAGCCCAATATCTGCCGATCCTGATCTTTCTCGGGATCGCTATGCTGCTTTCCACCGCATTCGTCTTTCTGCCGATGCTGGTGGGCCGCCTGACCGGTGCGCACAAGCCGGACCCTGCCAAGCTCTCCGAATATGAGTGCGGTTTCCCCGCCTTCGAGGAGCCGCGCAGCCAGTTCGACGTGCGCTTCTATCTGGTCGCGATCCTCTTCATCATCTTCGATCTTGAAGCGGCGTTCCTCTTTCCCTGGGCGGTAAGCCTCGACCAGATCGGCTGGGCCGGCTGGGCGACGATGATGATCTTCATAGCGGAGCTGGTGCTCGGCCTCGTCTATGCGTGGAAGAAGGGAGCACTCGATTGGGAGTAGAACTGACCAGCCCCATGCCCGGCACCATGCCGCCCGTGGGGACGCAGCCCGACCAGGACTTCTTCAACGCGCTGAACAATGAGGTCAGCGACAAGGGTTTTCTGGTCACCTCGACCGAGGAACTGTTCCAGTGGGCGCGCACCGGCTCGCTCTGGTGGATGACCTTCGGCCTCGCCTGCTGCGCGGTGGAGATGATCCACGTCAACATGCCGCGCTATGACATGGAGCGCTTCGGCGCCGCGCCGCGCGCGTCTCCGCGCCAGTCGGACGTGATGATCGTCGCGGGCACGCTGTGCAACAAGATGGCTCCGGCGCTGCGCAAGGTCTATGACCAGATGTCCAACCCGAAATATGTGATTTCGATGGGCAGCTGCGCCAATGGCGGCGGCTATTATCACTACAGCTATTCGGTGGTCCGTGGCTGCGACCGCATCGTGCCGGTCGACATCTATGTGCCGGGTTGCCCGCCGACCGCCGAGGCGCTGCTCTACGGTATCATGCAGTTGCAGCGGAAGATCCGCCGGATCGGGACGATTGAGCGTTAATATGGGCCATTCTGCACCCAAGATCGTGAACCCCGAAGGCATCGCCGAGGAAATCGGCGCGCTGCTGGGGTCGATGCTGGTCGAAACCGTCGACCATGCCGACGAGCTGAGCTTCACCGTCGTGCGCGAGGAGTTGGCCAACGCCATGACCCTGCTGCGAGACATGGGCCATTATCAGCAGCTGATGGAAATCGCCGGCGTCGACTATCCGGATCGTCCGGAGCGGTTCGAGGTCTGCTATCATCTGCTGAGCGTCACGCGGAACCATCGCATCCGCGTGAAAGTGTCCACGGACGAGGACACGCCGGTACCCACCGTCACGCACCTGTGGCCGGTCGCGGGCTGGCTGGAGCGCGAGGTGTTCGACATGTATGGCGTCGTGTTCGACGGCAATACCGACCTGCGCCGCATCCTGACCGACTATGGTTTCAAGGGGCATCCGCAGCGCAAGGACTTCCCGCTGACGGGCTATGTCGAGCTGCGCTATTCCGAGGAGGACAAGCGCGTCGTCTACGAACCGGTCAAGCTGGCCCAGGACTTCCGCAGCTTCGATTTCATGAGCCCATGGGAAGGCGCGCAATATGTGCTGCCGGGCGATGAGAAGGCGGCTGCGGTTCCGGCTGCGCCTGCCGCTCCGACGCCCAAGGTGACGGAGAAGAAGGCCGATACCGGCGCGGGTGAGGCCGCCAACAAGCAGGCTGAGGAAAAATCCGCTGACGCGCCGGTCAAGCCGGCCGCCCATACCGATGAAGGCAAGGGGGCTGCCAAGCCCGAAGGTAAGGCCTGATGTCCGACTATCTGGAAAAGCTGGACCATGTCACCGATGCGGCCGATCCGACATATGGTGACACGGAAATCCAGAACTACACGATCAACTTCGGTCCACAGCACCCCGCTGCGCACGGCGTGTTGCGTCTGGTCATGGAACTGGACGGCGAAATCGTCGAGCGCTGCGACCCGCATGTCGGCCTGCTGCATCGCGGCACCGAGAAGCTGATCGAGTACAAGACCTATATGCAG
This window encodes:
- a CDS encoding NADH-quinone oxidoreductase subunit A, which produces MVDLAQYLPILIFLGIAMLLSTAFVFLPMLVGRLTGAHKPDPAKLSEYECGFPAFEEPRSQFDVRFYLVAILFIIFDLEAAFLFPWAVSLDQIGWAGWATMMIFIAELVLGLVYAWKKGALDWE
- a CDS encoding NADH-quinone oxidoreductase subunit B, which codes for MPPVGTQPDQDFFNALNNEVSDKGFLVTSTEELFQWARTGSLWWMTFGLACCAVEMIHVNMPRYDMERFGAAPRASPRQSDVMIVAGTLCNKMAPALRKVYDQMSNPKYVISMGSCANGGGYYHYSYSVVRGCDRIVPVDIYVPGCPPTAEALLYGIMQLQRKIRRIGTIER
- a CDS encoding NADH-quinone oxidoreductase subunit C → MGHSAPKIVNPEGIAEEIGALLGSMLVETVDHADELSFTVVREELANAMTLLRDMGHYQQLMEIAGVDYPDRPERFEVCYHLLSVTRNHRIRVKVSTDEDTPVPTVTHLWPVAGWLEREVFDMYGVVFDGNTDLRRILTDYGFKGHPQRKDFPLTGYVELRYSEEDKRVVYEPVKLAQDFRSFDFMSPWEGAQYVLPGDEKAAAVPAAPAAPTPKVTEKKADTGAGEAANKQAEEKSADAPVKPAAHTDEGKGAAKPEGKA